GGAGTCACTGGTGTACGGACCGCAGGGTCAACACGAGGTCGGACGACCACGCAGTTGGGTCGAGGCGATTGGGTGATGCCGTGGCAGTCTTAGGCGCCGCATTTCAGATCGGACGCAGCGCGCTGGCCGCGTATCAGAGCGCGATCGCCATCACCGGCCAGAACATCGCGAACGTCGGCAACCCGGACTACACGCGACAGACCGGCCGGCTCGTGGCGATGTACGGCGGCATGACGCTGGGCGGCGTCGCGCCGGGCATGGGGGTGAACCTCAGCGGCCTGCAGCGGCACGTGGACGAAGCGGTCGAGGCCCGCCTGCGGCTCGCCCTGGGCGACCGGGCCGGGGCCCAGACGGCCTACACCGCGCTGAATCGCATCGAGTCGCTGTACAACGAGCTGACGCAGTACGACCTGTCGACGCAACTGACGACCTTCTTCGGCAGCTTCTCCGACGTGCAGACCAATCCCGCGGACATCAGCGCCCGCAATCTGATCCTCGCCAACGCCGACACGGTCATCCAGACGCTCCAGCGGCAGCGCACCGGCCTGCTCAGCGAGATCAGCGATCTGAACGACACGGTGGCGTCGCTGGCCCGCGACGCCAACGCGCTGACCGAGCAGATTGCTAAGCTGAATGAGCTAATCGTCACGACCGAGGCGCAGTCGCCCGGCAGCGCCGGCGCCCTGCGCGACAACCGCGACGCGCTGCTGCGTCAGCTCGGCGAGCTGATGGACATCACGACCCGCGAGCAGGACAACGGCGTGGTCAACGTCTACGTCGGCAGCGAGCCGCTGGTGGACTTCAACCGCTCGCGCGGCCTGACCACCGAGACGGTGCGGGCCGACGGGCTGGCACGTACTACGCTGCGGTTCGCGGACAACAACAGCAGCGTAATCGCGCGGTCGGGCAAGCTGGCCGCGATCGCCGAGACCCGCGACGTACACCTGGCCGGGCAGCTCGAACGGCTGGACCAACTCGCCAAGGCCCTGATCTACGAGGTGAACTGCGTCCACAGCAGCGGGCAAGGACTCGTCGGCTACCAGCGGCTTCAGGGGAGCTACGCCGTGCACGACGCCAGCGCCGCCCTGAACAGCGCTGAAGCGGGCCTGCCTTTCGACGTGCAGAACGGCACGTTTTTTGTGCGCGTGCGTGACCAGGCCACCGGCCAGGTCACGACCCAGATGATCGAGGTCGATCTCGACGGACTGAACAACGACGACACCACGCTGAGCTCCCTGGCCGCCGCGCTGAGCGCCGTGCCGGGGCTCAACGCCACGGTCACGGGCGACAACCGGCTGCGCATTGATGCGGCCGCGGGCTTCGAGGTGTCGTTCGCGGACGACACGTCGCACGCGCTGGCTGCCCTCGGCATCGGCACGTTCTTCACGGGCACCGACGCCGCGACCATCGCGGTCAACGCGGCGCTCACGAGCAACCCGCGCCTGCTGGCGGCCGCGCTCGACGGCGCCGCAGGCGACGGGCGTAACGCCGGTCGCCTGGCCGCGCTCGGCAGCGCGACCAGCGCTCTGCTCGGCGGCGTGAGCATCGAAGCCTACCACGCGATGACGATCAACGGCCTGGCGGTGACAACCGCCGCGGCCAGCACGGCACAGGAGGCCGCCGACATGGTCTACAGCAGTCTGCTCGCGCAGCGCGAAGCGACCAGCGGCGTCAGCCTGGATGAAGAGGCGATCAACCTGACCAAGTATGAGCGGGCCTTCCAGGGCGCTTCGCGTTTCCTGAACGTCCTCGACTCGCTCTCGGACGAGATTCTCAGCCTGGTGAGCTAAGCGCCCCGGCGGAAAGTGGAAGCATGGCCGTCACTGGAATCAGCCTGGCACGCATCAGCCAAAACCTGAAGGCGTACAACCTTCTGGAGGCGCTGCGCCAGAACCAGACGGCCCTCTATCGCGTGCAGACCAGCCTCTCCACCGGGCTGCGGTTTCTCCAGCCGAGCGAAGACCCCTTGCGGGCGGCGAGCGCCATCCAGCTCGACCGGCGCCTCGACTGGATGAACAAGGTGCAGGGCAACCTGGAAAAAGCGAACGCCACGATGACCGAGGTCGACGCCGCCGCGCAGGAGGCGATCGAGCTGCTCACCGAGGCCCAGGCGCTGGCCGTGCAGGCCACGGGCGACACGCTGTCGACCGAGGAACGGCAGGCGCTGGCGACGGTCGTGGACTCGCTGCTAGATCGGCTCGTCACCGTGGGCAACCGGCGGCACCTGGACACCTATCTGTTCAGCGGCCTCGCGGGCGTGACGCCCTTCAAGCGCACCGGCGAGGGCGTGGTGTACTACGGCGACGCAGGCCGCATGGAAACCGTGCTGGACACCGATCTGTCGGAGGACTCGTTCACGATCTCCGGGCTGGAGTTCTTCGGGGCGGTCTCGGCGGAGGTCAAGGGGGTCGTCGATCTCGACCCGGCCGTGACGCGCGCGACGCGCCTGTCCGACCTGAACGGCGCGCGCGGCACCGGGGTCACGCTGGGACGAATCAACGTCGTGACGGCCACCGGCCAGGCCCAGATCGATCTGAGCGGCGCCGCCACGGTCGGCGATGTGCTCGACCGGCTCACGGCCGCGCTGCCGGCCGGCGTAGCGGTCGCGCTCGGCCCCACCGGCTTCCTGCTGACGCGGACGAACCCCGCGGCCGGCGAGATCACGATCAGCGACGTCGGGGGTGGCCACACCGCGGCGGACCTCGGCCTGGCCTGTCGCTTCAATGCTCCGGCGCGGGCCGGCGAAGACCTCGATCCGCGCGTGACCAGCCTGACGCGCCTCGCGGACTTGGACGGCGGCACCGGC
The nucleotide sequence above comes from Phycisphaerae bacterium. Encoded proteins:
- the flgK gene encoding flagellar hook-associated protein FlgK; this encodes MAVLGAAFQIGRSALAAYQSAIAITGQNIANVGNPDYTRQTGRLVAMYGGMTLGGVAPGMGVNLSGLQRHVDEAVEARLRLALGDRAGAQTAYTALNRIESLYNELTQYDLSTQLTTFFGSFSDVQTNPADISARNLILANADTVIQTLQRQRTGLLSEISDLNDTVASLARDANALTEQIAKLNELIVTTEAQSPGSAGALRDNRDALLRQLGELMDITTREQDNGVVNVYVGSEPLVDFNRSRGLTTETVRADGLARTTLRFADNNSSVIARSGKLAAIAETRDVHLAGQLERLDQLAKALIYEVNCVHSSGQGLVGYQRLQGSYAVHDASAALNSAEAGLPFDVQNGTFFVRVRDQATGQVTTQMIEVDLDGLNNDDTTLSSLAAALSAVPGLNATVTGDNRLRIDAAAGFEVSFADDTSHALAALGIGTFFTGTDAATIAVNAALTSNPRLLAAALDGAAGDGRNAGRLAALGSATSALLGGVSIEAYHAMTINGLAVTTAAASTAQEAADMVYSSLLAQREATSGVSLDEEAINLTKYERAFQGASRFLNVLDSLSDEILSLVS